In Quercus robur chromosome 11, dhQueRobu3.1, whole genome shotgun sequence, the sequence GTTACATCCTTCAGAACTTGCAAGAAACCATCTATCTCCGATGAAGTCATATGAAAACATGCAGCTGGTATGGTATACTGGTCATCACTTTTTCGTTGTAGGTGGAGTTCACTCCTTATCCCCATGTCCGCCAAGTCAAGGCGTGCCTTGTAATTATCCTTCGTTTTATCCTTCAAGTTCAACAGTGTGCTTAGTATATTGTCCATCACATTCTTCTCTATATGCATCACATCAAGATTGTGTCGCAACTTGTGATCCTCCCAATAAGGCAAGGTAAAAAATATACTCCTTTTCTTCCAACCACTCTGGTCTGCCtcccttctcttcctttttttgtaAGCAAGCTGACATTTCCTACCCAGACAACGTCCAAGTAAATGTTCAGTTTCCACAATAATGTCAGATGTGACTGGTGGTTCAGGAGCCAATTGAGTATCAATAGATCCATCAAATGACAGACCATCTTTGCGGAAATCGTGGTCAACATCCAACCATCGCCGATGTCCCATGTAACAGAATTTGCGACCATTTCTCAAATATCGAGACTCGGTCTTCACGGCACAAGAAGGACACGCCAACTCACCTTTGGTACTCCAACCCGACAAATCTGCGTATGTAGGAAAATCATTTATGGTCCACATCAATGCTGCACGCAATTGGAATACTTCTTTTGAAAATGCATCGTATGCTTGTACTCCAACATCCCATAACTCCCTTAGTTCTTCTACTAACGGTTCCAAGTACACATCTATAGCAATCCCTGGCGAGGTAGGACCAGGAATAACTAATGATAGAATCAAAGATGACCGTTTCATGCACAGCCAATTTGGGAGATTGTACGGGACCAACATGACAGGCCACGTACTATGACTAGTACTCATAATTCCGAAGGGGTTGAACCCATCCGCAGCTAATCCAAGTCTGACATTACGAGGGTCAGATGAGAAGTGTAAATGCTTACTGTCAAACATTTTCCATGCATCTGAGTCAGCAGGATGCCGCATTACCCCATCATCAGTACGACCATTAACATGCCATTTCATAGAACTAGCCAGATCGGGTGACAGAAATAGTCGCTGCAATCTTGGCTTTAAGGGGAACCACCGTAGTATCTTCGCAGCTTTCTTCTTCCCCTTACTGGATGAAGCATGCTTACTAGCAACAGATGCCTCATTTGTTTTCCACCTTGAAGCTTTACAACAAGGACACGCCTCGAGGTTAACATTTTGCTTCCAAAACAGCATACAATCATTGGGACAAGCATGGATCTTctcataacccaaacccaaatctcgAACTATCTTCTTAGCCTCATAATGGTCCTTTGGCAACTTAGCGTCTGAAGGAAGCATATCCATCAGGACTTGAAGCAACAGAGTAAATGACTTATTTGTCCAACCACACAGAGTCTTCAACTGGAACAACACGACAATGGCTgagaaaatgctaaattttgtaCAACCTTCATATAAAGGTTTGTCTACATCATCTACCATCTTGTAAAACTTCTTGGCGTCATCATTCGGAACTTCACCCGGACATTGCGCTGTTGGACCTTCTTCCATTGGTTCGGGTGGGATTTCATGCGGGGGGCACAAATCGTGCAACATCCCATGGAAATCACCATATGGATTTTGGGTTTCTTGCACATGAGAGCTCCCACATTCGGTAGCTGGCGTAGCAGCCGCCGATTCACCATGAAATTTCcaaactttgtaatttttaagcATCCCTGAAGCCCAACAGTGCTCACGTACCACATTTAGCGGTTGTATAAGCAAATTCACACATTTCACACAAGGACATAAGATGTTCCCATTCCGCGCCGATGGAGC encodes:
- the LOC126704844 gene encoding uncharacterized protein LOC126704844 — translated: MDKSWMEKRRGTREYFEGVNQFVEFAAPSARNGNILCPCVKCVNLLIQPLNVVREHCWASGMLKNYKVWKFHGESAAATPATECGSSHVQETQNPYGDFHGMLHDLCPPHEIPPEPMEEGPTAQCPGEVPNDDAKKFYKMVDDVDKPLYEGCTKFSIFSAIVVLFQLKTLCGWTNKSFTLLLQVLMDMLPSDAKLPKDHYEAKKIVRDLGLGYEKIHACPNDCMLFWKQNVNLEACPCCKASRWKTNEASVASKHASSSKGKKKAAKILRWFPLKPRLQRLFLSPDLASSMKWHVNGRTDDGVMRHPADSDAWKMFDSKHLHFSSDPRNVRLGLAADGFNPFGIMSTSHSTWPVMLVPYNLPNWLCMKRSSLILSLVIPGPTSPGIAIDVYLEPLVEELRELWDVGVQAYDAFSKEVFQLRAALMWTINDFPTYADLSGWSTKGELACPSCAVKTESRYLRNGRKFCYMGHRRWLDVDHDFRKDGLSFDGSIDTQLAPEPPVTSDIIVETEHLLGRCLGRKCQLAYKKRKRREADQSGWKKRSIFFTLPYWEDHKLRHNLDVMHIEKNVMDNILSTLLNLKDKTKDNYKARLDLADMGIRSELHLQRKSDDQYTIPAACFHMTSSEIDGFLQVLKDVTVPDGYASNISRRVNMKERKISGLKSHDNHILMQQLFPIALRGSLPSHVSRPLIKLACFFREICSKTLTVSDIVTSEAEIAVTLCELEKIFPPSFFTVMVHLVMHLAAEAKIGGPVHYRWMYPIERYLSRLKSYVRNRAAPEGSIAEGYIVEECLTFCSRYMEGVETIFNRPTRMIEESTGVVSIMTLNNKEWTQAHRYVLFNSENINRFREMHKRLIEDELRKGHNRNVSDAIIYKHHMEKFCTWFGGHVMSLIGADKEREGVSDTLVTLSKWPYIYVKRFKHYVINGLKFRSVNDEANRKTQNSGVSVATDGGNTYYGILTDIIELNYSDNIKHVLFKCKWVHDQHRRGYRTDEFGFPMVNFTHFIHGGDKMIDEPYVLASQATQVFYVEDKRHKDWYAVVKTKARDVFDAGVGPQREEDDIYSFSENVPYNISSNEVVSDNLRWARDDLEGMTIDASIIAERDLHGVNNEDEFIDDESDNEDDNKDEYTEDE